The region TTGGCCAGGTGGCGCATGCCGTCGCCCGTGGTATAGGGCTTCGGACCGAAGAACGAGGTGACGTAATTCAGGGTGTAGCCGTTGACCTTGCGGATGGCAACCTGGGGGCCGCTTCCCTGGTCCACGACCGGCGAGCCGGCCTGTTTGGCGCGATCGATGACCCATTTGACCGCCTCCCCGGAGTTGTAGGCCCACTGCCTGATGAGCGACGGGCTGCAGCGGTGGGCGCTGTCGGCGATGAGCCGTGCCACCAGTGCCTCCACGCCGGCCTTGTCGCTCTTTGCCAGATCGATGCCGGAACCGGTATTGCCCTGGGAAATCGGCATGGGGTGCTTCTGGACCACCGCAACCTTCGCGCCGTTCTCGGCGGCGGAGAGCGCCGCCGGGACACCCGCGGCGCCCGCACCGACCACCACGACGTCGAACGTCACCGTATGCGCGATCTCCTTGTCCGTGATCGGCTTCGGCTTCGGCATGAAATTGAGCGTCGCGCCACCGTCCGAACTCTTGGCGAACTGCCCGCCTTTTTCCACCGCCGCCTCAGCATCCTTCGCGGCAAAACCGCCGAGACCCAGCAAGCCGGCGCCGGCGGCGCCCATTGCCGTGCGGGACAGGAAGCTCCGCCGTGAGATGCCCTGTTCGAGCACATGCTTAGTGTACTGATCCATACCACTCTCCTCGTTCGTTGTGTCGTGAGCCATTCCTCTTACCTCCTCTGAGTTGTCTTCAACCATCAAACTGCCCTCCTCACTCTGGTTATGCCGCTGCAAAACGGTAAACGGGCGCCCGCTTGTATTGCCGTAACGAGACAATTCCATGGTAGAGCAATGCGCGTGCCACTCGTAGTAACATGCTGATATTGATGGATTTGATAAAATTATTATTTTTTCATAAATACTAAATAGATAATATATTCCAAAAATGCTAATATATTAGCATTTTTGGAATAATAAACGTGTAATGCACTGCAATGATTGAATTTAATAAAGCCAATGGGGTTGACAAAATGTCACTGAACAAACTGTGGTTTGAGCTGGAGGAATGGGAGAAGGAAATCCTGCTGTACCTGGCCCAGGGCATTTCACCGGTCTCCATCGACCTGCTCTGCATGTTGTCGGCGCGCTCCCCCGTGGAAATACTCACGGTGATGGACAAACTCAAAAAGAAAAAGGTCGTCTGCGAGAAAAAGGAATGTCCCAAGGGCACCTATTTCCTCTGTGAAAGCCAACTGGGGGAACAGATCCGGGAATACGTCCCGGAGGAGGCCATGCGGGAAGCCGTGTGCGCCATGATCAGGACCTACCATCAATTTCTCGACGAGGGGCACGACAAGGACCTCGCCCTGGCGAAACTGTACCTGGAAAACGGCGAATGCCCACAAGGGCTGAGCTACGTAAGAAACGCCGCCGACTTCTTCCTCCAGACCGACCAGCCGGACAAGGCGCTGGCCTATTACGACTACCTGGTGCGCACCGTTGCCGCTGCCGGCCTGAACGCCGGCAATGCGGAGTTCTACCTGTCCGGCTTCATGGGGAAGATCGAAACCACGGGGCAATGGATCCCGGTGGACGAGATCGTCTCCCAGGTGTTCGAGGCCTGCGCGGTGGCCCGGCGTTACCGGCAGTGGCAGTTCCTGGCGCGGGCGCAGTTCGAGCTGATCTGGCGCCTGCTCCTGCAGGGCGACATCAAAAAGGCGGCCCACTATGTTTCCGCGACCATGAAGCTGGCCGAAAGATTGGCCGACAAGCGGATGGTCAAGATGGCGGCCATGTGGCAATGCGAGATCCACCGCTGGCGGGGCGAAGTGGCGGAGGGGGTCCGGCGCTACGAGGAGTCGGTGGAGAAGCTGGAGACCTTCGGGGACGACAAGCCGTCGCTGTGGGCCGGGGCGGCGCTGGGGCTGAGCTACGTCATCTCCGGGCGGGCGGCCCAGGGGTTGGGGATGATCGAGGCGGTGCGGCTCAAGACCAACCTGCTCAACATCATGTCCCGGCGGCTGGTGGTGTTCGTCGACCGGATGCTCATCGTATCGCTGCTCGAGATCCGCAGGCTCGACGAGGCGAAGGCCTACGTCGACGCCATGCTCACGCTGCCGGACAGGCTGCTCGGCTTCTACATGCTGCGCGAACTCTGCCTCTACCGCGCCTACTTCCTGTGCGGCGAGGGCAAGTACCGGGAGGCGTTCGATTACCACGTAAAGGCCACGGAGTACATGCGCTACGGCGGCTTTGTCCAGCAGAAGTTCCCCTGGAGCTTCGAATACATGGACATTCTGGAAAAGCAGGGGTTCATCCATGGGGAGATGAATTACGACGGGGAGGTGGAGCGGGTCCTCAGGGGGCACGACATCTACATGAAGGGGGTCGGGCTGCGCTACCGGGCCCTGCGCAGCCTGGAGCGGCACGAGCCGTGTGAAAAGGTGTTGGCGGACCTGCACGGAAGCGAGAGCCTTCTGGAGCGGGCCGGCGCCGAGATCGAACTGGCCCGGACCCGGATCGCCCTGGGGCGCGCACACCTGAAAACGGGCGACGCCCAACACGCCCAGAGCTACCTGGAAAAGGCGTGGATGGTGTTCTCCAAGATCGACATAGAACTGTTCCCCAAGGAGTTGCTGGCGACCCTCCCCCTGGAGAAAAAAAATGAAATAGTGTTCAACAGGATCATCGCCATCAACAAGTCCCTGGGAAATATCAGGGAAAAGAGCACCTTCCTCAATCAGGTGATCAGTGCGGCGCTGGATTTCACCATGACCACCCGCGGGGCGCTTTTCAGCATAGGGAGGGACCGGGAACCGTGTGTCGTGGCCAGCAGAAATATGGATCCGCTGTTCTTCACGACAAGGCAATTCAAGCTTATCAAGAAAGTCGTGGCCCTGACCGCCCGGACGACAGCGGAGCGGATCGTGCCGGGGCCCGGCGCAACGGACGCCGTGGCAGAGGATGCCCTGGCGCAAAGCGGCACCACATCGTTCATCTGCATGCCGGCACGGCAGAACGAGGCCATGCAGGAATACCTGTACCTCGACAACAAATTCACCGAAGGTGCGTTCAGTACAAGCCAGCTTCTCTATCTGCGGCTTCTGTGCAGCCAGATGGCGGTGGGGCTGTCCAATATCGAGGCCTACGAGGCGATCCGGGAGACGAAAGACCGCTACCAGGACGAGGCGGTCTTCTACAAACGGGAGATGGGGATCGACAACCCCATCGAGACCATCGTCGGCACCTCCACGGGGATCACCACGGTCAAGGAGGCGATCCGCCAAGCCGCACCCACGGATATCTCGGTGCTGGTCATGGGGGAAACCGGCGTGGGCAAGGAGTTGGTGGCCAAGGCCATCCACAACCTGAGCAACCGCAAGGACGGCCCCTTCATCCCGGTCAACCTGGCGGCCATCCCGTCCGAGCTCTTCGTCAGCGAGCTCTTCGGCCACGAGAAGGGGGCCTTCACCGGGGCCGGGGACCTGTACAAAGGGCGCTTCGAACTGGCCCACGGCGGGACCATCTTCCTGGACGAGATCGGCGACCTGCCGCTGCACGTCCAGGTGAGGCTGCTGCGCGTCCTCCAGGAGGGGAGCTTCGAGCGGCTCGGGAGCTCGAAAGCGATCCGTTCCGACTTCCGGGTGGTGGCGGCCACCAACAAGGACCTGGCGCGGGAGGTGGAAAAGGGGACGTTCCGCCAGGACCTGTACTACCGGCTGAACGTCTTTCCGATCCAGGTGCCGCCGCTGCGCGAGAGGCTGGAGGACATCCGCCCCCTGGCCCAGCATTTCCTTGTGGTATCGAGCCAGAAGATGCGCAAGAAGCTGCAGCACATCCCCGCCGACGAGCTGCGCAAGCTGATGAATTACAACTGGCCGGGCAATGTTCGGGAGTTGAAGCACACGGTGGAGCGGGCGGTCGTCCAGTTTACCAGCGGCAGGATAAGCTTTACGGGGGTTGAGAATGCCCCGGCGGACGCCCTGCCGGAGGGGGGCTCCTTCTGGGCGCCCTTGGCCGACATGGAGCGGGAGTATATCGAAAAGGTGCTGAACGCCACGCGCTGGCGGGTCAACGGCCCCAAAGGCGCGGCGCTCATCCTCGGACTGAAGCCGGTGACGCTGTTTGCCCGCATGAAAAAGCTGGGGATCAGCCGGAATAAATAGAGCGGCCTTGGCGTATGCTCCTCGCCGGTTTTATGGAGGGAACGCCAGAATAGAATTGACAAGCCTCTCCGGACCTGATAGAAAAGCCGAAAATTTTTCAGGGATAGACGACAATACTCAACCATCCGCAAGGATGGGGCGGAAAGCCTATAGGGTCTCACCGAGACAGCCGGGTTGCCGAAATATCACGTGATATGCGGCAATCCGGCTTTTTTTGTGCCGCACCGCGCTGCCCGCCGACGGCAGTACAACCAGGTGGTACACGATAATACTCAACCATCCGCGAGGATGGGGCGGAAAGCCTACAGGGTCTCACCGAGACAGCCGGGTTGCCGAAATATCACGCCAGATATGCGGTAATCCGGCTTTTTTGCGCCCGGACCCGAAATGTGCGGGGACAATCCCGGTTGGAGGATCTGTCGCCGGTACACCCTACAGACCAGTGAGAAAGGTAGTGCATCGCCCATGCGTCCAGTCGTCGCCCAGTCGCCCTTCTTGTCCAATTGTTTTCGCCTTGCGGCGCTTTGGGTCTTCATCGCGGCTCTCCAGGGGTGCGCCGCGGTAAAAGGTGCCCAGGAAAATTCCTGGCTTGCTTCGGGCCCGGTTGAAAAGGAGGTCGAACGAAACCGATTCCCGGTTGCCAAAGGAGACGACGTCATCGGCCGGCTGGCTGCCGTCAGGCTTGAAAAGGGGGATACGCTGCCGGATGTCGCCCGGCACTTTGGCCTGGGGATCAACGCCATCAGCGCCGCCAATCCCGGGGTGGACGTATGGGCGCCCGAGGTCGGAAAACGTATCGTCCTGCCCCTGAGCTTCATCCTGCCGAACGCTTCGAGAAAAGGCATCGTGGTCAATCTGGCCGCCATGAGGCTCTTTCACTATACCGGGGAGGGCACATCGCCGGTGGTGACGACCTATCCGGTCGGGGTGGGGACCAAAGAGCGGCCCACGCCCCAAGGCCAGATGCGCGTGGAGCGCAAGGCGGCCCGGCCGACCTGGCATGTGCCCGCTTCCATTGCGGCGGATCACCGGAAGAAGGGGGATATCCTGCCCGCGGCAGTGCCGCCGGGGCCGCAGAACCCCCTGGGGGAATACGCGCTCTATCTGAGTAAAGCGGGCTATCTGATCCACGGCACCAACAAGCCGGCCAGTATCGGCCTGAAAGCGACCAACGGCTGCATGCGGCTCTACCCGGAAAACATCAAGGCGCTCTTCGGCGATACCCCGGTCGCCACGCCGGTCGCCATCGTCAATCAGCCCTACCTCATCGGCCAACGCGATGGCGTGCTGTACCTGGAAGCCCATACGCCCCTGGAAGACTCGGGCGCCGGCGAGTTGCAGAAAGTGTACGAGCGGTTGAAAATCATCGAAAAGAAGTCAGGGCGCACGCTCGACTGGGAAAAGATCAGGCAGGTTCAGACCGAAGCCCGGGGGATTCCCGTCCCCATCTTCGAAATGGGCCCGGGGAGCGGGGGAGGGCTGCCAAAAACCGTGGAGGTGGAGCATCCGGCCACCCTGTACGGCAAACCGGAACAGCCTGAACTGAACATGGCGGCGTGGTATGTGCTGGCTGCCGATGTGCATGACGAGATCGACGCCCGGAGAATCGCCGCCATCATCAACCACCAGGGGCCGCCGATCCCGGCGCAGGTGCTGCCAAAGAGCAAGAGCTACCGGGTTATCGCCGGCCCTTTCGGCACTGTTGGCGAGGCCAGGGAGGCGACCAGGCGCCTGAAAATGGATTTGGATATGGACGGTATCGTGATTGAACCGGTCGGGACGCTGTGAACCGGGTTTATGAAGCAGGGCCTTATTTGGACAGGCACCTGTTGAAACAGGGCAAACCAACAAAAAAGGAGGCAGTCGGAGATGAAAAAAAGTATGGTACTGGTAGCAATGATGTTGTTCCCCGCCATGACGCTGACGAGTTGTGCAACAACCGGTGACCTGGAGAAAATGCAGGCACAGCAGAAACTGATCGATGCGAAGGCCGATCAGGCATTGCAGGATGCGCAGGCTGCCAAGGCGGCGGCCGATGCGGCCAAGTTGAAGGCGGATGTTGCCACGGCCCGCGCCGAAGAAGCGACCAAGGAGGCAGAGGCGCGGGAAAAGATCGCCGATGAAAAGGCGAAAAAAGCCGATGCGGTTTTCCAGAGGTCCATGAAGAAATAGGTCGATTCCTGATGACTGCTGAGGATAATGAAATGGCAGGGTCTCACACCCCTGCCGTTTCATTATTCGCCACGTACGCTAGCGGAGCACGATGGTCCCGGTGCATCCGCCAGGAGGTGAGGAGATGAGGGAACCGAGAGCCTGCCCAATCATACGGCCTGATGGTTTCAGACGTTCTTCGGCATATGCGGGCGGGAAAAGGGGGCGGAGAAGGGGACGCCTCTTCCTGTTCCTTGCCGCCATGGTATTAGCGCCGATGATGATGGCCGGCTGCGGCGGCATGCAGGGAGGGTTTCGCGACAGGGCCGCCTTTGCAGAGGCCAATGACCTGTTCAGCCAGGGGAAGTACCAGGCATCTCTGAACAAATACGGCCAGCTTATGGAAAAAGAGCCCGCAGCGAGGGATCGGATTCTGTTTGAAATGGGTATCATTTATGCCCACCCCAAAAATGAACAAAAGGATTATCCGAAATCCCTGGACTGCTTCCAAAAGATCATCAGGGAATATCCCGGGAGCGACTACCGGCACAACAGTGAGGTCATGGTCTTTACCATTAACAACGTGGTTTTCAAGGACCGGTTGATTGCCGAGCAGCACGCGCGAATAGAGGCTCTTCATCACGAGGCGAAACGTGGGGAGGATGAAGCTGCTGCACTGCAACGGAGGATACGGCTGCTCGAACAGAATGTTCTGGATTTTGCGGCCAGGAAACGGTCGGTAGACAGGATCGTGATTGAAAAGAAGGAACGGCGGCTGATGCTGCTCTCAAAGGGCGAGGTGCTCAAAACCTACAGGATAGCCCTGGGGGGAAACCCGGACGGCCCCAAGGAACGGCGGGGAGACAACAAAACACCTGAGGGCACCTACGTCATCGACGGAAAGAACAGGAACAGCCAGTACCACCAATCCCTCCATATCTCCTACCCGAACGAGCGAGACAAAAAACGGGCGAAAGAACTGGGTGTCTCCCCCGGCGGCGACATCATGATCCACGGAATCAAGGCGGGATTCTCGTGGGTTGGCGCCCTTCAGGCAAACAATGACTGGACAAAGGGGTGCATTGCCGTAACGGATGAAGAGATCGAGGAGATCTTCAAGCTGGTGTCACTCGATACGGTTGTGGAGATACGGCCGTAGGGCTACCCACGCCGCCCACCCGCCCCACTGGCAAAGAACGCGGCGTGGTTGGAGGTGAACAGGGGCGGGTCGTTCCGTACGATCGCCGCTACGGCCGGGTGGCGTTTGAACTCCTTGTCCAGAAAGCCCCGCACCTGCTTGCGGTCCCAGCCGTTGGGATGGCGGAACGCGGTGTAGAGGGACAGGTCCCCCTCGTAGAACGTGCCCTCGCCGTAGCCGGCCGCCTCGTCGCCGCAGATCGGCATGTTGAAGATGGCCAGGTTCATGAAGGTGACGGCCTCGTGGTGGCGCACCACGAATTCCAGGGTACGCCGCGCCTCGGCCTCGGTCTCGGCCGGGGTGCCGAAGAGCAGGTACAGGTAGACCCCGATCCCCGCCGCATGCAGATTGCGCAGCACCACCGACGCCTCCCCGAGGTCGATCCCCTTGTCAAGCCTGTCCAGCACCCCCTGATCGCCCGATTCCAGCCCCAGCTTGAGCATCACGCAGCCTGAACGCCTCAGGGCGCGGCAGAAATCCGGGTCGGCCAACTCCGGGCCGAAGCGGGCGAAGCCGTACCAGGGGGCGCCGGGCGGATCGGCGGCCACGGCCCGCAGGAAGGCGGGGCTTACGGCGTTGTCCAGCAGGTGCAGCAACACCGGCCGGGTCTGGGCGGCGAGGGCGTGCAGGTCGGCCAGGGCCTCGCCGACCGGCAGCGGCGTGTAGCGGTTCCCCTCGGCCCGCTCCGGGCAGAAGGAGCAGCGGTTCCAGTAGCAGCCACCGGCGGCGCTGTAGGGGAGGATGAAGCCGGGCGCGAGATAGTCGCGCATGGGCAGCAGGGTGTAGTCGGGCCTGACCCGTCCCCGGTCCGGGGCGGCGGAGCCCAGGAGTTCCAGCAGGGGGAGCTCCCCCGGTCCCGCGATCAGGTGGTCCACCAGCCCGCCGAAGGGGTTTTCCCACCCCGGCCGGCGCAGCCACGAGGTGACCAGGCCGCCCCCCAGGACGATGCGCAGGGCGGGGAAGCGTTTCCGCACCTGGCCGATCATGGCGAAGGTGGTGAGCGCCTGGCTCAGGTAGTTGAGGGAGAAGCCGACCGTGGCCACGCCGTCGAGCCATTGCTCGAAGCCGGCGCTGAACCAGGGATAAAAGGGGTTCTGCTCGGGGTGTCCGGCGCTGAAGAGCAGGTCCGCGCTCCGCAGGGGGGAGAGCCGGACGTGCTGGTAGTCCGCCAGCCCCACCACCGCGCCGCTTGCCCGGCCCGCCACGGCCAAGAGGCGGTTCAGGTCGTTGACGGCCCGGCTGTAGCGGTCGGGGGAGCGGTACAGGTCGCCGCCCCGCAGGTCGGCCAGGTGGCGTGCGCGCCCCTTGGCGGCCCGGCGACTCCAGGTGTCGCCGGCCGCGCACGGCTGTCCCAGCAGCCAGAGCAGGCCCTCCAGGTTGGCGTCCAGCACCCGGCAGGGGAGGCCGCGGCCATGCAGGGCGGCCGCCAGCTGGGCGATGCCGGCCGGCGGCTCGCACGGCTTGGCTGTGGGAGGAAAGATAAGGAGCATGGGGCCATTATGATGAATCGCGGGCGTCATGGCAAGCCGCAGGTTCTCCCCCTCCTTGACAAGGAGGACCATCCGGGGCCTCAAGGGGCCAGGGGGGGGCCCAAAGTGCCGCCGGGGGAGGAGCGGCGGAGCGCAAACCCCCATAACAAATGGTTATATCCATAACCCGCGGTTATGTGGGGTGGTATCTCGTTGAAATGACAATGTCTACGGCGTGGTGCGCCACGTACCCATAACCTCAGGTTATGCCGGTTGCGTAGCGCGGATCATGGCGGTTTGGTTAATATTTTTAATTATTACACTATGTTGTAATAACTTTGCATTGCTGGCATTGCCTGTGCTTTAGCAGGGGATAGAGTTTAACGGCGGATCAGGTGAATCCACTCATCCATCCCTCAAAGTGGAGGTTCGTCATGGCAATGTTCTGGATCCAATTTGTGCTCGTACTAGGTGCCGTGCTCATCGGTATCCGCAGAGGCGGCGTTGCCCTCGGCATGATCGGCGGCCTGGGCGTATCGCTTTTGGTGCTTGGTTTCCGCAGCGCTCCCTCCGAACCTCCCATCGCCGTCATGCTGATCATTCTGGCGGTGGTCACGGCGTCGGCGACCCTCCAGGTGGCGGGCGGCCTGGACTACCTGGTGCAGTTGACCGAGCGGATGCTGCGCGCCCACCCCAAATACGTGACCGTGCTGGCGCCGCTCTCCACCTTTTTCCTGACGGTCTGCTGCGGCACCGGCCACGCCGTCTACGCCCTGCTTCCGGTCATCTCCGACGTGGCCCTCAAGACCAAGATCCGTCCCGAACGCCCCATGGCCATCTCCAGCGTCGCCTCCCAGATGGGGATCACCGCCAGCCCGGTTGCGGCGGCCGTGACCTTCTTCCTGGGATTTGCCGCCAAGGCCGGCCACCCGGTCACCCTGATCGACATCATCATGGTCACCATGCCGGCCGGGGTCATCGGCGTCCTGGC is a window of Geobacter sp. FeAm09 DNA encoding:
- a CDS encoding radical SAM protein; this translates as MLLIFPPTAKPCEPPAGIAQLAAALHGRGLPCRVLDANLEGLLWLLGQPCAAGDTWSRRAAKGRARHLADLRGGDLYRSPDRYSRAVNDLNRLLAVAGRASGAVVGLADYQHVRLSPLRSADLLFSAGHPEQNPFYPWFSAGFEQWLDGVATVGFSLNYLSQALTTFAMIGQVRKRFPALRIVLGGGLVTSWLRRPGWENPFGGLVDHLIAGPGELPLLELLGSAAPDRGRVRPDYTLLPMRDYLAPGFILPYSAAGGCYWNRCSFCPERAEGNRYTPLPVGEALADLHALAAQTRPVLLHLLDNAVSPAFLRAVAADPPGAPWYGFARFGPELADPDFCRALRRSGCVMLKLGLESGDQGVLDRLDKGIDLGEASVVLRNLHAAGIGVYLYLLFGTPAETEAEARRTLEFVVRHHEAVTFMNLAIFNMPICGDEAAGYGEGTFYEGDLSLYTAFRHPNGWDRKQVRGFLDKEFKRHPAVAAIVRNDPPLFTSNHAAFFASGAGGRRG
- a CDS encoding sigma 54-interacting transcriptional regulator, with the translated sequence MSLNKLWFELEEWEKEILLYLAQGISPVSIDLLCMLSARSPVEILTVMDKLKKKKVVCEKKECPKGTYFLCESQLGEQIREYVPEEAMREAVCAMIRTYHQFLDEGHDKDLALAKLYLENGECPQGLSYVRNAADFFLQTDQPDKALAYYDYLVRTVAAAGLNAGNAEFYLSGFMGKIETTGQWIPVDEIVSQVFEACAVARRYRQWQFLARAQFELIWRLLLQGDIKKAAHYVSATMKLAERLADKRMVKMAAMWQCEIHRWRGEVAEGVRRYEESVEKLETFGDDKPSLWAGAALGLSYVISGRAAQGLGMIEAVRLKTNLLNIMSRRLVVFVDRMLIVSLLEIRRLDEAKAYVDAMLTLPDRLLGFYMLRELCLYRAYFLCGEGKYREAFDYHVKATEYMRYGGFVQQKFPWSFEYMDILEKQGFIHGEMNYDGEVERVLRGHDIYMKGVGLRYRALRSLERHEPCEKVLADLHGSESLLERAGAEIELARTRIALGRAHLKTGDAQHAQSYLEKAWMVFSKIDIELFPKELLATLPLEKKNEIVFNRIIAINKSLGNIREKSTFLNQVISAALDFTMTTRGALFSIGRDREPCVVASRNMDPLFFTTRQFKLIKKVVALTARTTAERIVPGPGATDAVAEDALAQSGTTSFICMPARQNEAMQEYLYLDNKFTEGAFSTSQLLYLRLLCSQMAVGLSNIEAYEAIRETKDRYQDEAVFYKREMGIDNPIETIVGTSTGITTVKEAIRQAAPTDISVLVMGETGVGKELVAKAIHNLSNRKDGPFIPVNLAAIPSELFVSELFGHEKGAFTGAGDLYKGRFELAHGGTIFLDEIGDLPLHVQVRLLRVLQEGSFERLGSSKAIRSDFRVVAATNKDLAREVEKGTFRQDLYYRLNVFPIQVPPLRERLEDIRPLAQHFLVVSSQKMRKKLQHIPADELRKLMNYNWPGNVRELKHTVERAVVQFTSGRISFTGVENAPADALPEGGSFWAPLADMEREYIEKVLNATRWRVNGPKGAALILGLKPVTLFARMKKLGISRNK
- a CDS encoding Lpp/OprI family alanine-zipper lipoprotein; this encodes MKKSMVLVAMMLFPAMTLTSCATTGDLEKMQAQQKLIDAKADQALQDAQAAKAAADAAKLKADVATARAEEATKEAEAREKIADEKAKKADAVFQRSMKK
- a CDS encoding L,D-transpeptidase family protein; translation: MVLAPMMMAGCGGMQGGFRDRAAFAEANDLFSQGKYQASLNKYGQLMEKEPAARDRILFEMGIIYAHPKNEQKDYPKSLDCFQKIIREYPGSDYRHNSEVMVFTINNVVFKDRLIAEQHARIEALHHEAKRGEDEAAALQRRIRLLEQNVLDFAARKRSVDRIVIEKKERRLMLLSKGEVLKTYRIALGGNPDGPKERRGDNKTPEGTYVIDGKNRNSQYHQSLHISYPNERDKKRAKELGVSPGGDIMIHGIKAGFSWVGALQANNDWTKGCIAVTDEEIEEIFKLVSLDTVVEIRP
- a CDS encoding L,D-transpeptidase family protein; translated protein: MRPVVAQSPFLSNCFRLAALWVFIAALQGCAAVKGAQENSWLASGPVEKEVERNRFPVAKGDDVIGRLAAVRLEKGDTLPDVARHFGLGINAISAANPGVDVWAPEVGKRIVLPLSFILPNASRKGIVVNLAAMRLFHYTGEGTSPVVTTYPVGVGTKERPTPQGQMRVERKAARPTWHVPASIAADHRKKGDILPAAVPPGPQNPLGEYALYLSKAGYLIHGTNKPASIGLKATNGCMRLYPENIKALFGDTPVATPVAIVNQPYLIGQRDGVLYLEAHTPLEDSGAGELQKVYERLKIIEKKSGRTLDWEKIRQVQTEARGIPVPIFEMGPGSGGGLPKTVEVEHPATLYGKPEQPELNMAAWYVLAADVHDEIDARRIAAIINHQGPPIPAQVLPKSKSYRVIAGPFGTVGEAREATRRLKMDLDMDGIVIEPVGTL